A part of Setaria viridis chromosome 8, Setaria_viridis_v4.0, whole genome shotgun sequence genomic DNA contains:
- the LOC117833107 gene encoding uncharacterized protein, producing the protein MAAMAPSSSASSLPARLPSNSLTPHHARLLRRRAPPAAASAPRPLLLSFPAPARSRGAGLRAPAAKQQRSAEYQFEDDEGDDDEEEEYGFDGEEEWEEDEDADEEEEEEEMDVEAMEEEARGAATDLAKRLARELHIDDDVREKRRNIRDKTSVPKQIPDNLLPKVAIIGRPNVGKSALFNRLVGGNRAIVVDEPGVTRDRLYGRSYWGAQEFMVIDTGGVITLSKSQAGVMEELAVTTTVGMDGIPLATREAAIERMPSMIEKQAVAAVEEATVILFVVDGQDGLVAADIEISDWLRRNYSDKCVILAVNKCESPRKGQMQALDFWSLGFSPLPISAITGTGTGDLLDLVCSELRKFEGLDGVEEEKNKVPALAIVGRPNVGKSSILNALVGEDRTIVSPVSGTTRDAIDTEFTTADGEKYKLIDTAGIRRRAAVISAGSTTESLSVKRAFQAIRRSDVVALVIEAMACVTEQDYKIAERIEKEGKACVIVVNKWDTIPNKNHESTTHYEQDVREKLRILDWAPIVYCSATNGTSVEKIISAAALVEKERSRRLGTSILNQVVREAIAFKPPPRTRGGKRGRVYYTTQAAVGPPTFVLFVNDAKLFSDMYRRYMEKKLRSDAGFPGTPIRLLWRSRRRPDKRGKSADSKLPSPGTPSRMALAS; encoded by the exons atggccgccatggcgccctcctcctccgcctcctcacTCCCCGCTCGCCTCCCCTCCAACTCCCTGACCCCACACCACGCCCGCCTGCTCCGACGCAGGGCCccacctgccgccgcctccgccccgcgcccgctcctcctctccttccccgcgcccgcccgcagCCGCGGCGCCGGGCTCCGAGCCCCAGCCGCGAAGCAGCAACGCTCCGCTGAGTACCAGTTCGAGGATGACGAaggcgatgatgatgaggaggaggaataCGGattcgacggcgaggaggagtgggaggaggatgaagacgccgacgaggaggaggaggaggaggagatggacgtggaggcgatggaggaggaggcccgcggcgccgccaccgaccTCGCCAAGCGCCTCGCACGGGAGCTCCACATCG ATGATGATGTCCGGGAGAAACGAAGAAACATCAGGGATAAGACATCTGTGCCTAAACAG ATCCCAGATAATCTTCTTCCAAAGGTGGCGATTATTGGGAGGCCAAATGTTGGTAAATCTGCGCTGTTCAACCGTCTTGTTGGG GGAAACAGGGCTATCGTTGTTGATGAACCTGGTGTGACAAGAGATCGCTTATATGGACGATCTTATTGGGGTGCTCAGGAGTTTATGGTTATTGACACTGGTGGAGTAATTACTTTATCGAAGTCTCAAGCGGGTGTGATGGAAGAACTTGCTGTCACCACTACTGTTGGCATGGATGGGATTCCTCTTGCCACTAGAGAAGCTGCTATTGAGAGGATGCCATCAATGATTGAAAAACAAGCAGTTGCAGCTGTTGAAGAAGCAACTGTCATACTATTCGTCGTGGATGGTCAG GATGGTCTTGTGGCAGCTGATATAGAGATTTCTGATTGGTTACGACGCAACTACTCTGACAAGTGTGTTATACTTGCTGTCAATAAGTGTGAATCTCCACGGAAAGGGCAAATGCAAGCATTAGATTTTTGGTCACTAGG GTTTTCTCCTCTGCCAATTTCTGCTATTACTGGCACAGGAACTGGAGATCTCCTTGATCTTGTTTGTTCAGAGCTGAGAAAATTTGAG GGATTGGATGGAGttgaagaagagaaaaataagGTTCCTGCTCTTGCCATTGTGGGAAGACCAAATGTGGGGAAAAGTAGTATTCTAAATGCTTTGGTTGGAGAAGATAGAACTATTGTGAGCCCAGTTAGTGGGACAACACGTGATGCTATTGATACTGAGTTTACTACAGCAGATGGGGAG AAGTACAAACTCATTGATACTGCTGGGATCCGACGCAGGGCAGCAGTTATTTCTGCTGGCAGCACAACGGAATCTCTTTCGGTTAAACGTGCATTTCAAGCAATTCGACGCTCTGATGTGGTTGCCCTTGTTATTGAAGCAATGGCGTGTGTTACAGAGCAG GACTATAAAATTGCAGAGAGAATTGAGAAAGAAGGCAAGGCTTGTGTCATTGTTGTCAATAAATGGGATACAATCCCAAACAAGAACCATGAGAGTACGACACATTATGAGCAAGATGTAAGAGAAAAGCTTCGCATACTTGATTGGGCACCTATTGTCTACTGTTCTGCGACAAATGGCACCAGTGTTGAAAA GATAATTTCCGCTGCTGCTTTGGTTGAGAAGGAAAGGTCTAGAAGGCTTGGCACCTCTATTCTTAATCAAGTAGTTAGAGAAGCTATAGCATTCAAACCACCACCACGAACAAGAGGTGGCAAAAGAGGTCGTGTATATTACACGACACAG GCTGCCGTGGGTCCACCGACATTTGTTCTATTTGTAAACGATGCAAAGCTCTTTTCTGATATGTACCGCCGTTACATGGAAAAGAAACTCCGGTCAGATGCTGGATTCCCAGGCACCCCCATCCGGTTATTGTGGCGTAGCAGGAGGCGGCCGGATAAACGAG GTAAATCTGCAGACAGCAAACTGCCGAGCCCAGGGACCCCAAGCAGGATGGCGCTGGCTTCCTAA
- the LOC117834608 gene encoding LOW QUALITY PROTEIN: GDSL esterase/lipase At1g28600 (The sequence of the model RefSeq protein was modified relative to this genomic sequence to represent the inferred CDS: inserted 1 base in 1 codon) — MASFSCQQRSVSQRIFLVSVVLLLNASAGLCSCYKRIFSFGDSIIDTGNFANGKGPLMEFPFGMTYFKRPTGRICDGRVLIDFYAQALQLPLVPPNLPEKDTGLFPNGANFAVFGSTAMPPEYFRRFHHSVPLXCHLGMQMGWFKDLMHRIAPNDDAKRRILSESLNVLGEIGGNDYNYWFSGNMPREQAAQFTPDIMAAIGSSIQELINMGAKVIMVPNNFPIGCVPASLSRYRSNNRADYDELGCLRWYNDFSRRHNQELRRVVDGLAARNPGVKLIYADYYGAAMEFIRDPHRFGIGDPLTACCGGDDQPYHTDRNCDRTARIWGNPSSFASWDGVHMTEKAYEVIARGVIDGPFANPPLLRAC; from the exons ATGGCGAGCTTCAGTTGCCAGCAGCGCTCAGTCTCCCAGCGTATCTTCCTCGTCTCTGTCGTCCTCCTGCTGAACGCTTCCGCGGGGCTATGTAGCTGCTACAAGCGCATCTTCAGCTTTGGTGACTCCATCATCGACACCGGCAACTTCGCGAATGGCAAGGGCCCGCTCATGGAGTTCCCATTTGGCATGACATACTTCAAGCGCCCCACCGGGCGCATCTGCGACGGCCGTGTCCTCATCGATTTCTACG CTCAAGCGCTCCAGCTGCCACTGGTACCACCAAACCTGCCGGAGAAGGACACGGGGCTGTTCCCGAACGGCGCCAACTTCGCGGTGTTTGGCTCCACGGCGATGCCCCCGGAATACTTCCGTAGGTTCCACCACAGTGTGCCGT TGTGTCACCTGGGCATGCAGATGGGCTGGTTCAAAGATCTCATGCACCGGATTGCCCCCAACGACG ATGCCAAGAGACGGATCCTTAGCGAGTCTCTCAACGTGCTGGGCGAGATCGGAGGCAATGACTACAACTACTGGTTCAGCGGCAATATGCCTCGCGAGCAAGCTGCCCAGTTCACCCCAGACATCATGGCAGCCATAGGCTCTTCCATCCAG GAGCTCATCAACATGGGTGCCAAGGTGATCATGGTCCCGAACAACTTCCCCATCGGGTGCGTGCCAGCATCCCTGAGTAGGTACAGGAGCAACAACCGCGCAGACTACGACGAGCTCGGGTGCCTCCGGTGGTACAACGACTTCTCCCGGAGGCACAACCAAGAGCTCCGCCGCGTGGTCGACGGGCTCGCCGCGCGGAACCCCGGCgtgaagctcatctacgccgacTACTACGGCGCCGCCATGGAGTTCATCAGGGACCCGCACAGGTTCGGCATCGGCGACCCCCTCACCGcgtgctgcggcggcgacgaccagCCGTACCACACCGACAGAAACTGTGACAGAACAGCCAGGATCTGGGGCAACCCGAGCAGCTTCGCCAGCTGGGATGGTGTGCACATGACGGAGAAGGCGTACGAGGTCATCGCCCGGGGGGTGATCGACGGGCCGTTCGCCAATCCACCGTTGCTGAGGGCCTGCTAG
- the LOC117834609 gene encoding probable indole-3-pyruvate monooxygenase YUCCA10, translating into MVVQTEVLIVGAGPAGLATAACLTHLSIPYVIVEREDCSASLWRNRAYDRLKLHLAKEFCELPHMSYPADAPTYIPKDQFVKYLDNYIEHFDIRPKYHTAIESCSYDEGTKCWFSMAHDMTTSVAVRYTARFLVVASGENSVGNIPVIPGLQSFAGEAIHSSRYKSGSSYSGKNVLVVGCGNSGMEIAYDLASHGANTSIVVRSPLHVVTKEIMRLGMTLVQHTPVNIVDDLLVRMSDFVFGDLSRHGVVRPKLGPLLLKAKTGRSAVIDVGTVGLIKNGTIKVLGNISKIKGNIVEFEGRKESAFDAIVFATGYKSTANTWLKNGESMLNDDGLPKQEFPYHWKGANGLYCAGLAKRGLAGIAMDAKNIANDISSNYHPLEAADASESVGESEPRRDPVSPRVAWHGLTATNSSIEPAAKVEGKAKPAAAEGKTKPAAASSVETAAKAEDKPKRKPAAKVEDKPEPAVIAAGTERVDEGFIQYLRTRPVRRLSPLPEILRKNRPWLVESYRAAVAMSNEMEDLYEDILRQHDEKGYALVRVERFDNGKKRLYRLPVEETAWGFAGVYG; encoded by the exons ATGGTGGTGCAGACCGAAGTCCTCATCGTGGGTGCAGGCCCAGCAGGCCTTGCAACGGCAGCGTGCCTCACCCATCTTAGTATCCCATATGTCATCGTTGAGCGTGAGGATTGTAGTGCATCATTGTGGCGCAACCGTGCTTATGACCGCCTAAAGCTACACCTTGCAAAGGAGTTTTGTGAGTTGCCCCACATGTCATACCCGGCAGATGCCCCAACCTACATCCCAAAGGATCAATTCGTGAAGTACCTAGACAATTACATTGAGCATTTCGACATCCGGCCAAAGTACCATACAGCCATCGAGTCATGCTCATATGATGAAGGTACAAAGTGTTGGTTCAGCATGGCACATGACATGACCACATCGGTGGCTGTCAGGTACACAGCTAGGTTCCTTGTCGTGGCAAGTGGTGAGAACAGTGTGGGGAACATTCCGGTGATCCCTGGGCTGCAAAGCTTTGCTGGAGAGGCTATCCACTCGTCAAGATACAAATCAGGTTCCTCCTACTCAGGAAAGAATGTACTGGTGGTAGGGTGTGGCAACTCTGGAATGGAGATCGCCTATGACCTCGCATCTCATGGTGCCAACACATCCATTGTTGTTCGCAGCCCG TTACATGTAGTGACAAAAGAAATAATGCGGCTGGGCATGACTTTGGTCCAACATACACCAGTGAACATTGTGGACGACCTTCTTGTGAGGATGTCGGATTTTGTGTTTGGAGACCTGTCAAGGCATGGCGTTGTGAGACCCAAATTGGGTCCTCTCCTCCTCAAGGCAAAAACTGGTCGATCAGCTGTGATTGATGTTGGGACAGTTGGTTTAATTAAGAATGGCACCATCAAA GTGCTTGGAAATATTTCCAAAATCAAGGGCAACATAGTTGAATTTGAAGGCAGGAAAGAAAGCGCTTTCGATGCCATTGTTTTTGCAACTGGATATAAAAGCACGGCAAATACGTGGCTCAAG AATGGTGAGAGCATGTTAAATGATGATGGATTGCCAAAGCAAGAATTCCCATATCATTGGAAGGGTGCAAATGGGCTCTATTGTGCGGGTTTGGCAAAGAGAGGCCTAGCTGGTATTGCCATGGATGCCAAGAATATTGCCAATGACATCTCGTCTAACTACCAT CCTCTAGAAGCAGCGGACGCGTCGGAGTCGGTTGGAGAGTCCGAGCCGCGAAGGGACCCGGTATCGCCTAGGGTTGCATGGCATGGGCTCACCGCAACAAACAGCAGCATCGAGCCGGCGGCGAAGGTGGAGGGCAAGGCCAagcctgcggcggcggagggcaagACCAAGcctgcggcggcgagcagcgtcgagacggcggcgaaggcggaggACAAGCCCAAGCGCAAGCCGGCGGCGAAGGTGGAGGACAAGCCGGAGCCAGCGGTGATCGCCGCCGGGACCGAGAGGGTGGATGAAGGTTTCATCCAGTACCTGCGGACGCGTCCCGTGCGTCGGCTCAGTCCTCTCCCCGAAATCCTCCGCAAGAACCGCCCCTGGCTTGTAGAGAGTTACCGAGCCGCTGTTGCCATGAGCAACGAGATGGAAGACCTGTACGAGGACATCTTGAGGCAGCACGACGAGAAGGGGTACGCCTTGGTGAGGGTCGAGCGCTTCGACAATGGCAAGAAGAGGTTGTATCGTCTCCCCGTGGAAGAAACTGCATGGGGTTTCGCTGGGGTATATGGCTAA
- the LOC117834607 gene encoding probable indole-3-pyruvate monooxygenase YUCCA10 — translation MEVQTEVLIVGAGPAGLATAACLTQLSIPYAIVEREDCSASLWRNRAYDRLKLHLAKEFCELPHMSYPADAPTYIPKDQFVKYLDNYIERFDIRPKYHTAIESCSYDEVRKCWFSMARDVTTSVAVRYTSKFLVVASGENSAENIPMIPGLQSFAGEVIHSSRYKSGSSYSGKNVLVVGCGNSGMEIGYDLASHGANTSIVIRNPVHVVTKEIIRLGMTLVQHTPVNIVDDFLVRMSNFVFDDLSRHGIVRPKLGPLLLKAETGRSPVIDVGTVGLIKNGTIKVLGNISKIKGNIVEFEGRKESAFDAIVFATGYKSTANKWLKNGESMLNNDGLPKKEFPNHWKGANGLYCAGLAKRGLAGIAMDAKNIANDISSNYHA, via the exons ATGGAGGTGCAGACCGAAGTCCTCATCGTGGGCGCAGGCCCAGCAGGCCTTGCAACGGCAGCATGCCTCACCCAACTTAGTATCCCTTATGCCATCGTCGAGCGTGAGGATTGCAGCGCATCCCTGTGGCGCAACCGTGCCTATGACCGCCTAAAGCTACACCTTGCAAAGGAGTTTTGCGAGTTGCCCCACATGTCATACCCGGCAGATGCTCCAACCTACATCCCAAAGGATCAGTTCGTGAAGTACCTAGACAATTACATCGAGCGTTTCGACATCCGGCCAAAGTACCATACAGCCATCGAGTCATGCTCATATGATGAAGTTAGAAAGTGTTGGTTTAGCATGGCACGTGACGTGACAACATCGGTGGCTGTTAGGTATACATCTAAGTTCCTTGTCGTGGCAAGTGGTGAGAACAGTGCAGAGAACATTCCGATGATCCCTGGGCTGCAAAGCTTTGCTGGAGAGGTTATCCACTCATCAAGATACAAATCAGGTTCCTCCTACTCAGGAAAGAATGTACTGGTGGTAGGGTGTGGCAACTCTGGAATGGAGATCGGCTATGACCTTGCGTCTCATGGTGCCAACACATCCATTGTTATTCGCAACCCA GTACATGTAGTGACAAAAGAAATAATACGGCTGGGCATGACTTTGGTCCAACATACACCAGTGAATATTGTAGATGATTTTCTCGTAAGAATGTCAAATTTTGTGTTTGATGACCTGTCAAGGCATGGCATTGTGAGGCCAAAACTAGGTCCTCTCCTCCTCAAGGCAGAAACAGGTCGATCGCCTGTCATTGATGTTGGGACGGTTGGTTTAATTAAGAATGGCACTATCAAA GTGCTTGGAAATATTTCCAAAATCAAGGGCAACATAGTTGAATTTGAAGGCAGGAAAGAAAGCGCTTTTGATGCCATTGTGTTTGCAACCGGATATAAAAGCACCGCCAATAAGTGGCTTAAG AATGGGGAAAGTATGTTGAATAATGATGGATTGCCTAAGAAAGAATTCCCAAATCATTGGAAGGGTGCAAATGGGCTCTATTGTGCTGGTTTGGCGAAGAGAGGCCTGGCTGGTATTGCCATGGATGCCAAGAATATTGCCAATGACATCTCGTCGAACTACCATGCATAA
- the LOC117833487 gene encoding 1-acyl-sn-glycerol-3-phosphate acyltransferase PLS1 has translation MAIPLVLVVLPLGLLFLLSGLIVNTIQAILFVTIRPFSKSFYRRINRFLAELLWLQLVWVVDWWAGVKVQLHADEETYRSMGKEHALIISNHRSDIDWLIGWILAQRSGCLGSTLAVMKKSSKFLPVIGWSMWFAEYLFLERSWAKDEKTLKWGLQRLNDFPRPFWLALFVEGTRFTPAKLLAAQEYAASQGLPAPRNVLIPRTKGFVSAVSIMRDFVPAIYDTTVIVPKDSPQPTMLRILKGQPSVIHVRMKRHAMSEMPKSDEDVSKWCKDIFVAKDALLDKHLATGTFDEEIRPIGRPVKSLLVTLFWACLLLFGAIQFFKWTQLLSTWRGVAFTAAGMALVTGVMHVFIMFSQAERSSSARAARNRVKKE, from the exons ATGGCGATCCCGCTCGTGCTCGTCGTGCTCCCCCTCGGcctgctcttcctcctctccggccTCATCGTCAACACCATCCAG GCCATCCTATTTGTGACAATAAGGCCCTTCTCAAAGAGCTTCTACCGGCGGATCAACAGATTCCTGGCCGAGCTGCTGTGGCTTCAGCTGGTTTGGGTTGTGGACTGGTGGGCAGGTGTCAAG GTACAACTGCATGCCGATGAGGAAACTTACCGATCAATGG GTAAAGAGCATGCACTCATCATATCAAATCATCGTAGTGATATTGACTGGCTTATTGGATGGATATTGGCGCAG CGCTCGGGATGCCTTGGAAGTACACTTGCTGTGATGAAGAAGTCATCAAAGTTTCTTCCA GTTATTGGCTGGTCCATGTGGTTTGCAGAATACCTCTTTTTGGAGAGGAGCTGGGCAAAGGATGAAAAGACACTAAAG TGGGGCCTCCAAAGGTTGAATGACTTCCCTAGACCATTTTGGCTAGCCCTTTTCGTTGAGGGTACTCGCTTTACTCCAGCAAAGCTTCTTGCAGCTCAGGAGTATGCAGCTTCACAGGGCTTACCAGCTCCGCGAAATGTACTTATTCCACGCACCAAG GGATTCGTATCTGCTGTGAGTATTATGCGAGATTTTGTTCCAGCCATTTATGACACAACTGTCATAGTTCCCAAAGATTCACCTCAACCAACAATGCTGCGGATTTTGAAAGGGCAACCGTCAGTG ATACATGTTCGCATGAAACGTCATGCAATGAGTGAGATGCCAAAGTCAGATGAGGATGTTTCAAAATGGTGCAAAGACATTTTTGTAGCTAAG GATGCCTTACTGGATAAGCACTTGGCAACAGGCACATTTGATGAGGAGATTAGACCAATTGGTCGTCCGGTGAAATCATTGCTG GTGACCCTGTTTTGGGCATGCCTCCTTTTATTTGGTGCCATCCAATTCTTCAAGTGGACGCAGCTCCTATCGACATGGAGAGGCGTAGCGTTCACCGCTGCCGGGATGGCCCTCGTGACAGGGGTTATGCATGTGTTCATCATGTTCTCCCAGGCGGAGCGGTCGAGCTCAGCAAGGGCGGCACGCAACCGGGTGAAGAAAGAATGA